The following is a genomic window from Nitrospira sp..
CGTGTGAAGTTCGACCGCAGCACCACCGTCGCGCAACAACTCATCGATTCGTTGTCGGTCTCACAAGGCAACGATTTGAGCACGCAAACCGAATTCATCCGCAGCTTTCCCGTCATGGAGCGGGTGGCACAGGAGTTTCACCTCATCGAAGCCGACGCCACGCCGGAAGTCAGGCGGTCGTCCGAATACTTGAATCAGGTCTATGTCCTGGGGCAGCAAGTGCGGACGGAACGGGAGGCCGACACGAGCATCATCCGCATCGTGGTGACCTCGACCGATCCCCCGCAGGCCGAAAAGATGGCGAATGCGGTGGCACTGGCCTATCGAGAAGAAAATATTGCGGCGCGCAATCGCATGGTCACCGCCTCGCGACGATTCGTGGAGGAGCAACTTGCCAGCCTGGAGCGGCAACTCTCGGCGGCGGAAGAGGCCTTGCGCCGGTTCAAGGAGCAGGGGGGGCAGGTGTTTCTCGACGAAGAAGCCAAGCGGGCGTTGGAAATGTTCACCAAGCTCGAAGGCGATCTGGATACCGTTACGCGGCTCAAGCACGAAACCCTGCAACAGATCACGGTGCTGAAGCGCTCGGATCCTGCGACGCCGATCCAGCGGATCTTCACCGAGGAACCGACTTCGCTGCTGGGAACGCTCAACGGCAAGGTGCTGGAGCTCTACCAGGAACGTGGCACCCTGTTGATCAACTATACGCCGGAACATCCGACGATCCGGGAACTGGACAGAAAAATCGCCAACGTAAAATCCGAGATCGAGCGGGAACTGAAGTCCAAAGCTTCCATGCTGGGAGGACGGGAAGATGAAATTCAGGCGCAGATCGAACGCTATCGTGCCCGATACCTGGCGTTCCCGAAATCCGCCATCACGCTTGCCCGCCTAGAGCGGGAAGTGAAGGTTAACTCCGATCTCTATGCCACCTTGAAGGTGAAACATCAAGAATTGCAAATCAAGAGTGCCGAACAGATCGAGGAGGTTACCATCATCACGCCGGCCATCGAGCCGGACGGCCCGATCAATGCCCCCAACACCGAGATGAATCTGGTCGTCGGCTCGATGATGGGGCTGTTTCTCGGCGTCGTCCTCGCCTTTGCGCGCGAATCCTTCGACACCTCCATCGGCACGATCGAGGGGGTCGAGGAATTCCTCAAGGTGCCGGTCCTGGGCGTCATCCCCCAGTTCGACGATGAGGAACTCAAGGAGGCGGCTGCCGCCGGCCTGCCGGCCCAGACCCCACCGGACCTGGTCGAGAGTTTCTCGAAATTGATTTGCCTGGTCGATCCCAAATCCGTCTGGTCCGAGAGCCTGCGCTCCTTGCGGACGAATCTGCAGTTCGCCGGCATGGATCGAAAACTGAAATCACTGGTCTTTACCAGTGCCGGGTTGGGAGAAGGCAAAAGCACGGTCGCGCTCAACCTGGCCGTGACCCTGGCCCTCGAAGGCCAACGTGTCCTGCTCGTGGACGCAGATTTGCGGCGGCCGACTGTCCATCAGCGGCTGGGATTGGAGCGTGAGCCGGGGTTGGTGGATGTCTTGGTGGGGGGGATGTCCTGGCGAACCTCCGTCCGGTCCGTGACCGATCTCATGCTCGGTCAGATGGGCGTCGATCGTGTGCTGGACAGTCCGGGGTTGGACAACCTCTTCATTCTGACCAGCGGATCTTCAACCGGCAACCCCGGTGAGTTCATGAACGTGAACCGCATCAAGACGTTGATCGCCGAGATGCAGGACGAGTATGACATGGTTCTCTTCGATACGCCGCCGATCCTGCCGGTTACCGATGCCGTGGCGATCAGCAGCCGCGCGGACGGAACCGTGCTCGTGTACCAGGTCGGCCGCATCGGTCGCAATGCCCTCAAACGAGCCAAGTTCCTCCTGGACCATGCGCAGGCCAACACGCTCGGTGTCGTGTTGACGAATGTGCGCGCCGAAGTGACGCCTGAAGCGGGCATGTACCGATACGAGTATCGCTAAGATCCGCAGGCGGAAGGCCTTGCCGGGGGCCGGCCGTGATCGGATCAGGAGAGACCCATCGTGCGAAGTCCGGATTTCAAAGCGACGTGGCCCCTGGCGATCCTCCTCTTGATCACCGCCCTTCCTTTCGCGTTGTTTCTGAGCGTGACCTCACCCTCGACCAGCTTGCGGGTCGTGGCAGGCGCGTTCCCGCTCTTAGCGGCCTTTCTCTCGCCTCAGACGGGCCTGTACCTGCTCGTCTTCTCGATGCTGTTGGGCCCTGAATTCCTCGTGGGCGGCGTCGGAACCGGCACCACCCTTGGACGGGGTGTGACCCTGCGGTTCGATGATTTCCTGCTCATGCTGGTCGGCATCGGCTGGCTGGCCAGGGCCGCCACGTCCGAGCGCGAGAAAGTGTTCGTCAGGACGCCGCTGAACCGGACCATCATGCTCTATGTGGCGGCCTGCATTTTCGCCACACTCCTCGGCATCCTCTCCGGGCGCGTCAAACCGATGGGCGGGCTGTTTTTTCTCCTCAAGTATTACGAGTACTTCTTTCTCTACTTCATGGCCGTCAACCTCATCAAGGACGAAACGCAGGTTCGCCATCTCGTGATCGCCAGCCTGGTGACCTGTTTCCTGGTGTCGCTCTATGCCATTTCCCAGATTCCGGGTGGAGAGCGGGTGTCCGCTCCCTTCGAAGGACAGGACGGGGAGCCCAACACGCTCGGGGGCTATCTCGTGTTCATGATGGCGATCATCGGAGGCTTGCTGGCCACGCCCGGTGCGGTGCCGGTGAAGTGGCCCTTCTTCGCCCTGCTGGTTGTGGCGGGGATTGCGCTCCAGGCCACCCTTTCACGCGCATCATTTTTAGCCGCCGGGGTCGTGGCGATCGGATTTCTGTTGATCCTGCGTCGCCGTAGTCCGGTGCTGGTCTCCCTGTTTCTCATGGCGCTCCTGGCGATTCCGATGCTGGCGCCTCGCGCGGTCGTGGATCGCGTCATGTATACCTTTACCCAACCCAAGGAAGAGGGGCAGATCAAGGTCGGGAGGGTCAAGGTCGACACCTCCACCTCCGAACGATTGCGCTCCTGGCAGCAGTCGATCGAAGTCTGGAAACGGTCTCCGCTATGGGGTATGGGCGTGACCGGCGGTCCGTTCATGGACGCGATGTATCCGCGCGTCCTCACCGAAGCCGGCCTGCTCGGCCTCTGCGCCTTCTTCGCCTTGATCGGCGCTATTTTCCGCACGAGCACCGAAGCCTTCGGCGTCTTTCGCGATCCCTACCTGACCGGACTGACCTTGGGGTTTCTCCTCGGTTTCATCGGTCTGCTGATCCACGCCGTCGGCTCGAATACCTTCATCATCGTCCGCATCATGGAACCCTTCTGGCTGTATGCGGGCATCATCGTCAAATGTCTCTTGCTGCGGTCGGATGCCGATCGGGACAAGACTGCTGCCACGCAGCCGCGGGATGAACCGATCTTTCCGCGCCTCCCCATCTCAGGAACATGGTCAGGCCTGTCGCCTCGCAGAGAGCGGGCGTAACGGCCGTATTGAGGGCAGGACGCAACAT
Proteins encoded in this region:
- a CDS encoding Tyrosine-protein kinase, whose product is MAQYELDIIDYWLIVKKRKYLIGLAALLVTLFTFGFTEALKPVPIYESAARVKFDRSTTVAQQLIDSLSVSQGNDLSTQTEFIRSFPVMERVAQEFHLIEADATPEVRRSSEYLNQVYVLGQQVRTEREADTSIIRIVVTSTDPPQAEKMANAVALAYREENIAARNRMVTASRRFVEEQLASLERQLSAAEEALRRFKEQGGQVFLDEEAKRALEMFTKLEGDLDTVTRLKHETLQQITVLKRSDPATPIQRIFTEEPTSLLGTLNGKVLELYQERGTLLINYTPEHPTIRELDRKIANVKSEIERELKSKASMLGGREDEIQAQIERYRARYLAFPKSAITLARLEREVKVNSDLYATLKVKHQELQIKSAEQIEEVTIITPAIEPDGPINAPNTEMNLVVGSMMGLFLGVVLAFARESFDTSIGTIEGVEEFLKVPVLGVIPQFDDEELKEAAAAGLPAQTPPDLVESFSKLICLVDPKSVWSESLRSLRTNLQFAGMDRKLKSLVFTSAGLGEGKSTVALNLAVTLALEGQRVLLVDADLRRPTVHQRLGLEREPGLVDVLVGGMSWRTSVRSVTDLMLGQMGVDRVLDSPGLDNLFILTSGSSTGNPGEFMNVNRIKTLIAEMQDEYDMVLFDTPPILPVTDAVAISSRADGTVLVYQVGRIGRNALKRAKFLLDHAQANTLGVVLTNVRAEVTPEAGMYRYEYR